The following are encoded in a window of Choloepus didactylus isolate mChoDid1 chromosome 17, mChoDid1.pri, whole genome shotgun sequence genomic DNA:
- the LOC119512673 gene encoding cytochrome c-like, translated as MGDVEKGKKIFVQKCAECHTVEKGGKHKTGPNLHGLFGRKTGQAPGFSYTDANKNKGITWDNETLMEYLENPKKYIPGTKMIFAGIKKRAEREDLIAYLKKATNE; from the coding sequence ATGGGTGATGTTGAGAAGGGCAAGAAGATTTTTGTTCAGAAGTGTGCCGAGTGCCACACCGTGGAAAAGGGAGGCAAGCACAAGACTGGGCCAAATCTGCATGGTCTGTTTGGGCGGAAGACAGGTCAGGCCCCTGGATTCTCTTATACAGATGCCAACAAGAACAAAGGTATCACTTGGGACAACGAGACACTGATGGAGTATTTGGAGAATCCCAAGAAGTACATCCCTGGAACAAAAATGATCTTTGCTGGCATTAAAAAGAGGGCAGAAAGGGAAGACTTGATAGCTTATCTCAAAAAAGCTACTAATGAGTAA